In the Nicotiana tabacum cultivar K326 chromosome 16, ASM71507v2, whole genome shotgun sequence genome, one interval contains:
- the LOC142170537 gene encoding uncharacterized protein LOC142170537, with product MHEKLIDVIDKTAKIIPPENDVQGTKVYQKHMEEWRAIEHIILTSMSSELQRKNQNMDPTAIIEYLKKMVNTQLEIENSLVGPLVNHMIVLTEEHKKLGYKLGKELSEDLILQSVYDAECFHRKKKGHWKRNCKEYLATLMDKKQGETLMKNIFKVSLATTNS from the coding sequence atgcatgaaaagctcattgatgtgatcgataagaCTGCAAAGATAATCCCACCAGAGAATGATGTTCAAGGCACCAAGGTTTATCAGAAGCATATGGAAGAATGGCGTGCTATTGAACACATCATTCTCActtctatgagttctgaactccagaggaaaaatcagaatatggatccaactgcaatcattgaatatcttaagaagatgGTTAATACACAGTTGGAAATTGAAAACTCTCTAGTTGGACCCCTTGTCAATCATATGATTGTTCTTACTGAAGAACATAAGAAGTTGGGGTACAAGCTTGGTAAAGAGCtttctgaagatttgatcttgcagtcagTATATGATGCTGAATGTTTTCACCGTAAGAAAAAAGGGCATTGGAAGAGAAATtgcaaggagtatcttgcaactctaatggacaagaaacaaggtgagacattaatgaaaaatatttttaaggtttctttagctactactaattcttga